The genomic stretch GCGCCGGGGCGGGCACGGTGGCGCCGCGCCGGTCGGCGATGGAGAAGAGCTCGACGGTCTCCGGCGTGTTGCGGGGGAAGACGAGCCACGGCGCGTGAGGCTTGAacaggtcgtcgtcgtcgcaggACGAGGCGAAGACGGCGGCGAAGGCCACGCGGTCCAGGAAACCCAGCCGGTCGTGGATGTTCGACAGCAGGTCAGGGATCAGGCTGGGGCATGGCCTGGGAGCCTCGCCGTTAATCTTGGGAGCGTCGTCTCTTTTCCTAACGACGGCGGTGGCGCCCTTGCTTCTCCCCATTGGCACGTATAACTTGTCCCGCGGATCGATCCGGTGGAGACGGTGCCTAGTGCTGAGGTTGTTCAGTCGGCTCATATATATATGGAGGCAGATACCGCCTCACAAGGTCTGTACGTGTTTGAATCGGAGATGAACCTGTCTTAATCATGGGAACTAAGACTTTCGAAATCGTTCAATTTTTATTAGTTCCAAACAATCACAGGGGAGGGGGTAGTCAAAGAGACTTACCGGTAACTCCTCTTGGACCAGAAGCAATTCCCATCGATCATTCAAATCATAAGCACAAGGTGTTAAGTTGTTAGCAAGAACTCACGGAGCTCACAATGTTCCGTTCCATGACGAACCGGGTTTGCAGAACAACACCAGGTCACCTCCTATCCTAGCCAGTTTTCATAGAGTATACCAGATCACCCCCTATCCTAGCCAGTTTTCATAGAGTACATTGCACAACCATTCTGAGACCCACGCACTACATCGGCACACGGCAGTGCGCCGCGCAATCCACCCTTCAAACCTCCATCCGCACCCCATAAAGCCCAGCGTGCTGCCTTCCATCAGGGTTGTCACATTTCAGCTTCGGCATTCACTGCACATTCGGTGTTCAGATATGTGACGTTGTTTTGAACCCATGGTCCCTAAAGCAGCTCGGCATCATCCTGGTCACCATCGTCGTCGGCTTCGTTCTCGTCCTCGTCTTCGGGTGCATCCGGGTCTATTCCCTGCAAAGCAAAGGGGAACCAGAGCAATCAGCGGAGCCAGTCTAGAGGGAACCCAGAACATGACAGAAGTTCAGCAATGTTAGGGGGAGCTTCCGTTGTGACATGCACATACCTTCATTTGCTTCTCCAAGCGCTCCAATCCTTTCTTAGCGGCTTCATTGTACGGGTTTATCCTGCAAAAGAGAGTTCTTTTTTCTTTGAACTTGGAACAAGGATAAAATAGCAGGCATGCCAAGAAGAGATTTCTTTAGCAAAGCTTCTCGAACTGAATGAACTACACGGCAGCCTACTACCAAGGACGTTCATATCTCTGCCTGGGTCAAGATGCACTAATGGGAACTCAAATTGATAACTAAAGCACACGCATTTGTAAAGATGCAGTTCCATTTACAGCTCGGGTAGCTTTTGAGTAGCCGGCTTGCTGGGTCTGCCTTCCATGGCTAAAAGGGATGGAAACTAATGGAGTTGTTAGACATGGCAAAACATCTACATAAAATATCTATACGACAGAATTCACTGGGCTCAATAAACACTATTTAATTAAGACGCATTACTAAATTTAAAACTACGATAAAATCttctaaaaagaaaaaaaggaataaCCATAAAATCCTAAACACATTTTGCACATACTAATCGGTCAGTTACTCACATTCAATCAAGCAAGTCTGGTGTCCTACAGTCCCAATAGACCCTTTTAGAGATAGCACACAGCCCATAGGTGACACGTAAAGCCAATGGCTCTGGCAAGAGAAATACCCAGGACTGTATACGGATATGATTGAGATGCAGGGCAAGTACATGATTTCAATATGAAGCCTTCCTACAATTTAGCATAGCTGTTACACAGTTTCAACTCCAAGAGAAAGTGTACCTTAGTGCAGCTTGATAGTGGGAAAGTGCATCAGAGAGCAGATTTGTCGccgcaaatacttgagccaacttgATATGTAGAGAATCATCTGCCCATTGCCTTAGATATCTTTCAAGCAACAAAACTGCTTCTTTATTCCGTCCTTCAGCAATATGCAAATCAGCCAGTGCCAATGCTGCTCCAAGAAATCCAGGTTCAAGACGAATGGCAGATTCATAGAACTTTCTTGCCTGGAAATACATATATACGCAACAAAATGAATAGCTTGCTAAAGGGCGCAATTACAGGGGAAGGTATACAAAATAAGATCAAGAGAAACAAAGGCTTTGGTAGTTTACCTTCTCTCTTCCACTGGAACTTATAGCATGCACATCACCAACTAACTTAAGGGCTTTCGCAGACTGATGCATAACCTTCATTGCTTCACGTGCAGTGAATaatgcatctttacatttagaaaGTGCTAGATAAGCACGCACCAAACCTGAGAATATACCTATATTAGGCTGCCTGCAGGATTTGAATAAGCAACCAGAAGTATCTATTTGTAACAACCTTGATAAGAGCGAAGATCAGCCCTTAGCTCCTGAGCTGCCCTGAAGTCTGTTACTGCCAGATCTGGCCGATTCGATGAAAGATGCAAATTGCCCTTAAAGAACAGTAAGCAAACATTAAGCCTGACATATggataaaaaaagaaaaacaaacataGGATCCTAAAGCTATACAAGGATTTTTGAAGTAAATACGTCAAGAGTTGCAACAGGTTTGGTGTAAACCACCCGAATATGCTTATGTACTCCACTGAAAAACATTTCCATAATACTGCAATGCAAGAGGACAGCGGTACAAATATGTTGTATGGACAATGCTTTGTGGTATTACCTTCATAATATAGCCAGTTATATGCCTATCATCAACTCGGAGGCTCTGTAAAATGTAAAACAGTGTAACAAACATTAAATGGAAGGGCAGCTTCCATAAACCATATCTATAAAAGGGAATTACCTTTTCAGCATATGTCAAAGCTTTTCTTTCATCTTTTCTTtcccaaaatgctgccagagcaaCACATGTTTCTGGTCTTGCAGGATCAATATGCAGCATATCATGTACCAACTTGTTTAGCCTAGTGTAGTCCGATTTAAATTTTAGGAGAATTGCATACTCATCCATATATGTCATAATGTTTGGATCAATTAACCGAGCCTGCAAAGCATGTAATGTTTCAGATACATATATTTCGTTAGAAGGAATTCCAAGCCTATACTTGTCCATTTACCTTCTCAAAATTCATGATTGCTTCATCATTCTTGCCTATGATGGTTTCAACCTGGATATAAGAAGTGCAGAAATCAGGATTGCCAATTGGAGAAAGGTAATCAAATTCAGAAACAAACAAAAAGTGTGATGATGAACTATGTACTTCACAGGTTCTTCGGACACAGAAGTACACAGCAGCATCAAACTTACAAAAATCAAGAAATAAATGAACAAACGGACATGCTATAAGAGATAAGAGCATGATGCTTCTATTTAAAATACAATATATGCAGGACCACAACAATGGGAAACTTGAAGAAaagaggtagacctttgcaatttCCAGCAAGATGTGCACATTATTGGGGAATCGTTGCAATAGTTCCACATATATATCAAGGCCACCTATAAAAAGTAAACAATAGTAAGCTTATTTATCATGATGAAGAGCATTCCAGTATCAAGGTTAAATGTTGCAAAATTATGTCCAGAAGATTATGGAAGCTGAAGCTTTGAAGTGTTGAGCAAGCTATGCTAAGCAGACAGTCTAGTGCCAAATTAAGACACAGGATAGAACTGCATCCATATCATCTTAAAAAAACGGACTGGTGAGTGAACTGGTCAAACGACTGGTTCGCCGTCCGGCTCAGCCGGTTAGAGAGCCACAAAAACCCGCCATATCTAATTAATATCTAAGCTAATTTCGAGAAAAGTTGACCTCAAATCATACTCCTATATATAGAATGTACTTCAGTAGTAGTATATCGCAAAAAGAACATAGCCCAGGTGGTATTGGGCCTTGACAGAAAGTAGCTGAGCCTGCGTGTCAGTCGGAGGTACGATTCCTGCACAGCGCACCTTGTTTGTGTCACATTTTTCCAGTTTTTTGCTCCTGTGATCTTTGCCTCTTACAAACCAGACAACACGTTTGTTCTGGTTTTTACCAGTCCGGTCTGGTGTTTTAAACAATGATTACATGTTGCTATATTATTTACATGGGGCCATTTAAGATTTAACTACTGGCTAATAGGAGTATCCTTTGTAACCCTGTGATTCCTTGATCagttaaaaaaaaaatacaaagcaCATCTTATGCGAGAATCATCAAatgaaattcaaaaaataaaacatTGCAATACCTTTATAATCATGTGAAGCAATGCAACACTGCGCCTCTACATACCTCTGTTAAGAACACAGTAAGTAAACTGTGTTGAGCAAATCAATGACAAGAACAAGATGTATGATCAAATATTTGCTTGAAAGAGAAATAAAGTTTGCAATGAACCAATAACAAATCATGTCGCTCAGGACTGCAATAAGAAATGCAATGTAACTTTGGAAAAAATAATATGGATCCTTTGGTGAACTTTTAAATATCCAATTTAAAGTACTGCTTGCCCTTGTGAACCAGGGCGTGCCTGGGTGGCTAGCATATGCTGAAACATCCTCGCCCGCCCGTGTTCGAGCGTCCGCATTCGCAATGGGTCATAAACACCCATTTCCTCTATCAAAAACAGCATTGAGGGTTTCTTCCCCTTATGGCCAATCGTTTTTTGAAAGTACTGTTTGACCTTGATCTCCAGGAACCAGATCATGGTGTATGCTTACTTTTTTCATTCAGTAATAATTGATCAGTTTGCATTAATGGTGGTACAGAAAACAGCACAAGCGCATGTTTCCTTTTGTTGTGCCAATGGTGGCATATTATTCAGAATCAAAAGAAGGCCAAAGTAGTGTTTCAGTTTAGTAAGTCCTATAGCATTTATACCATGCTGCTTCAACTTTCAATGATCAATGTACTAAGGAAATCTAACATAAGAAAGCAAGTACCTATGTAGTTACTTAGGGTATACAATATAAAACGCCACATACTGTGCAACCTTAACAGCTGTCAAAATATATTAATTCCAATGCATAACATCTTTACAATTGGTGACATGCCTCAAATGGTTATGTTTCAAACATGTTATGATATCCTCCAGAAACATCAGCCTTCCAACATGTAACATCCTGCCTATCCGTAACAGACTAACAGGATTGCAGCATAGTTCACTTACATTCCACCAACGTTGTGCATCTACAAAATCACCTGGTGGCTTGCCTCCTCTATTTGGTGCCTACAGAGACACACAATAATCATTTCAAGTTTTCCGttacataagtttcagcagctaATGATTGAAAATATGAGTACAACTTAAGGGTACACTAAGCAATTGCATGCTCATTTTCCTGCATAGTTCACATATGCAGGGCTCACTTCTCATACATTTATATCCATTGACAACTTCGAGCTTATATACAGAGaagaaatgcaaaaaaaaaaaaaaagtgggtaAGTTTTGGTGGGATGATGGTCATGTAACTATGTAACTATGTTTAACTGTAAAGGCAAATAACGTATGCAGCTCAGAAATATCCTTCAGCAATCCATAAACAGGATACAACTAGTTGAACTAACAGACTGCAAATGGGCATTTGTTGCAGTGTGCACCCTCCATAAAAACATTTGAACACCTTTCTTGTATAAAATGTGGAGAAATAGCTCTTTGCTGTATAGTAAAGCAAGCAATCACCTGTCAATTTTTGTAGCCAGTATCGGATTGCAAACATGATCCGCAACCAGGAAAGTTAGCATAATTGATATTAATCTGTTCTCACTAAAATTAGACTATATTCATCTTGAGAAACCATGCTTCCTTTCCAGATTATAAACTAAAGCAGGCACTTACTTGAAGAAATAATAAAGAAAACTCCTTCGAAGAAAGCCCCATTTCAGCCAAAGCTGCAATAGCCTCAAATACATAAGGGCATTGCCTAGCAGAACATAAAGATGTAGAAAGTAACTTGTCAAAACACATCACCAAGGAGTAAAAATATGACAAGATATTCATAGAGGAGAAAAACTAGGTGGTTGCCATATTGAAGTGTAGAAAACTAATTGTTAGGATAGAACAGAAAAAATCAATATCAATTTATGACTATGAACTTGTCTGCCTGATTAATAAGTAATAAAACTAGCATAGGACAATGACACTTTAAAGTAACACTTTGACCACAAATGTTTAAATAATatgtttttttctaaaacaaatataaatatatttcatgacaaaTCTAGTGATATCAATTCGCTATTGTCCATGTTGATAATTTATGCATAATGATGGTCAAAGCTAAAAAATAAATGACCCACTGAAACTCTAAAACTGCTTATATTATAAAGACTATGTAGTTATAGAATCCATGATCATAGAAGAAAATCCTTTGGTATGTTGTACCTCAAACACTCTTTATAACATATGGCCGAAGCACGGTTATTTCTGGAAATCCTATACAGCTTGCCTAACATCAGATTCATTTTTAGACTTCTCACTTTAGaaggaatcccttccatctgcagAAAAAATGCAGAACAAACCATACATCATTTGTCCTTGTCACTGCCAGAAGAAGCAAACACATCTGCATTCATACTGCCCTACATATAGTATTTTAAAGGATCCATGTTTCCGGATATCAACGAACATTTAAGGGGTAAAAaaatgtttgctaaatttaagaaGTAATAACGGCGAGAAAGTAAAACAGAAACCTCTTGTAGTGCTTCACGATACTCATGTAGAGCAGAATGGCAAAGAGCTATTTTAGACTTCACCTACGAGAGTAGAGCAGAAACTGGGTTGAGTTATTTGGTAGAGGTAAAGGTTTATAGAATAATAAAATAGCAAAGCAAGAAACATCAGAATGGCCTGTTGAGCTGCTCGCACCTCATTCTCATTGAAGGTCGTTGCATTTGAAGAATTTGGAGAGGGTGAGCGGCCTGTAGTGGAAACTGAGATTCTGGTGGAACCTGCTGCTTGTTTAGGGATACTTTTGCTACACTGCATAGCTTGCTTGTAGGCACCCTGTAATGATCGAAAAAGGGGGAATAAGAAACTAAGATTTTCAACAGGAAGCACTTCACTGCCGTTGCATATGCTCAGTCTTCCGGCGCAATAAACTTCACAAATGCATGCTAACAAATTTCTAATCAACAGTGGTTTCTCAGAAATATTACCAGCGCCCTCCGAAATTCCTTCTCCCCGTACAACGCATCACCGTGCAGGACCTGCAGCACAGCAGGGCAACATTTCAGCCACAAGATGCGCGCCATTTAGGCAAGCGGGAAATGGCCTTTCGGCCGTGCCCGCATTTTGTAGGAGCGGGACCGAACTAGCATCAACTTCCCCTACCGAGCTACACGAGGCACTTACCAAGCTTTCCGCCTTGGTGGATACGCTGGCCTCATTGCTTGCGCCACCCGAAGAAACGAGAAAGCAGCCCTGCAAGACACGAAGCAGTATTACTGACAAGAAAACCTCTGTACAGAAGAAACATCTAGCGAGCAATAGTTAAGGCCCCGTTTCTGCGTTTGCTACTCAGCTAAGGCCCCCCTTCTGGGAACGCGAGATTTTCCTTCAAATCCTAACCCAGCGAGGCTGCTCGCTCCGTCGCTCAACCACCCAGTCACCGACGAGCAGTCCGCGCGGACGCGCCACGGGAAACGGATCCgtgggcaaaaccctagcgaTTTGGAGTGGGGAGGGGAAGGGGTAGAGGGGTTACGCACGAGTGTCTGGGCGGAGTCGAAGAGGCCGGcgtcgaggagggccgccatcgagtcccgcgccgcctccatctccgGCGGTCCGATCCCTCTCCGCGAGGGTTTGTCCTGCCGAGGGAATTTTGAATTGGGATTTTGCCCCGATGGACGGAAGTGGCCACTGCTTTCCCTCTCTGCTCAGCGGAGTGACGGCGATAGAGAGAGAAGAAGGGGGTTTTGGGATGGGCTCAGCCCATCTCcatccgggcgacccatcccgcaccCGCGCGTTCGAATCGGACAAAACTGCAGCCAACACCGTGACGCATCCTAAAAGCGGATGGCTGCGGTGTCCGATATGATCAAAATTCGATCCAAATCTTggttaggtttgcgtggccgcggatggcacgcggcgtcctcctgCTCGCCTCCCTAACCCACCTGTTGGCAGgcgagtcctattaaatgtggactgggagggggactgtccctatccagtcccctctCCCCACTCCACTCCGCACGCACGCTCGctcgagcttccgcgccgccatggctccgaagcgcgagttcgagcctAACGCGAACGACCACGAGGGTAAGCCGcctccccggcggcctctacatcgacgagCCAGCGGCTGCTCCGCCGCGGGCTGCGCCAGCGCCACAGGCCCAacccgaggaggaggacgaccctgAGCTGCGCGCCGCGCTCGCAGCGTCCCGCGAGTTcaacgacctcgaggagctggccaaatgaTCGCACCTCGCTGAGGTGTTGCGCGCCTCCGCACTGGAGGAGGCCAGGAAGGCCAAGGAGGACGTCGACCCGTGGGCGTTCCTCGCcatggcgcgccggcaggaggaggccactCGGCAGGCCACGcttcgagaggaggaggagcgcctactCCGCCTCGCTCCTCCGCCTCAAGCACGAGGCGGAGCTTGAGGCCGTTGCGACGGAGCAGTGACAGAAGGAGGCAACGCGGCTGGCACGCctacgcaggccggcgagccctccgaACCCGCACTCTGCctaggaaagggcgcagtggtcgccctagccggagtccccggcgccctccAGCGTGTCCAGCCGAATCAGCGAGTCGTCGTCGacgggcgtcgtcctcatcgactgcgacgacgacgagtactactgggaatAGGTGGCGCGTCGGTGGCCACcgcgtcccaaaccctagcctaggGTGTCCCCCTTTTTaagttaaagcccatatagggctttcttttgtgtaaaatttgctCAAAATAGGGTTAAGTTTAataaattttaattttaatttaatttaatttgtttttgtttttgtttttgtggtCTTTAATTTTGCGATGCGTTTTGATCGCACTGCGCGACCCAAATGAACCGTCGGCCAGATTCGCATGTCCGCGCAGCCACCAAAACGGCCTAATCCAGACAGGCCAACGCGTTCGGTTTGGATCGactttggagatgccctaagagggcCGATGCGGCCCATATTACGTCAGCTTATACAAATTAACTAAAGTATTTAAGCCTGTTGAGTACCCACGCTGGTGAGGCTACTCCCGAAAGATGTGTTTAGGACCGTTAGATCTGAATTGAAGTTAATCGGAGACGTACATTCAGCTGGTCGGTCAATCCTTTTTTCACTCTATATGTTGCGATTCTCACGTGTACGTCAGTGGCCCTGGTTAATTTGGCCCATGAATCAGTCTATCCAGTACTCCAGTAGACGTGGGTAAATTTGAACACGGTGGACCTTTCTGCTTTCTGTATACGCATCACCCGAGTCGCTCCCCGAGAACCCGACCTCCGGCGGCTCGATCCTTGCGAACCTGAAGAAGTCCGATGCGGTGATGCGGAGGCTGCCGAAGGTGGCGCTATGGGGCGAGAAGAAGAAGCCCAGGACGGGCGACGGCGGGGGCTGCCGCGTCGCGAAGTTCCCGGCGGTGTTGGAGGAGGATGACCCGAGACCCCGACCTCCGGCGGCGTGATCCTCGCGAACCTGAAGAAGCCCGATGTGGTGATGCAGGAGGCTGACGGAGGCGGCGCTATGGGGCAAAAAGAAGAAGCCCAGGTCGGGCGGCGGGGGCTGCCGCTTCGCGAAGTTCCCGGCGGTGttggaggaggatgacgaggccTCCGAGGCCGACTTCGAGGAGTTGCAGGTGGACTCCGGGAACTCCGACTTGGAGGTCGTCGAGATCAAGCAACCAACCGTCAAGAGGTCATTCTCCAGAGGTATCTCCTTTGCGTCGCTGGGAGTGGTTTATTCTGTGTATATTTTTTCGCAATTGATTGTTGTTTAAGATGGAGGAGGTCATGGAATTCAGAAATTTCGGTGGTGGTGGATCAGGTTTCAGGGGACGGTGTCAGTTTGGTCGCTCCATTGGGAAGGAAGAGAATTTGTCAGAAAGACTGGACATGTGGTATGCTGTAGTAGTGTCGTGTTTGTTAGGTATTTGAGAGCGAATTGGATGCATTATGTAGTGATGTAGGACAAGTGTTAGGCCTTCTTCATTTCTCTCTCGTGTTTCGATTCTGAAATTCTTAGCCTGTTTAGGATACTGTTCAATCTGGAAAAGTGATTTTTATTTCCGATCTGGAATTTCCACATTATGTGAGTTCGAATGGTGATTCATATGCATACTGTTTAGTCAAAGAAAAAAGGTGATTtagatgcttagtatttattcaaAAAGCTTGAAAATCTTGGGATAAATTTTTTGCTCTGGGTGATGATTCATATGCTTACTGTTTAGTCAAAGAAAAAAGGTGATTCAGATTCTTAGTGTTTAGTCAAAAAGCTTGAAAATCTCGGGATAAATTGCTCTGAGATCTTTTTCAGCCTTGTGAATTTTTTTCAGCATTCATTTTAGCAGGAGTTACCCTGTGTTGGCGTGTTCCATGGTTCTAGATTTGGGTGAGGATTGTTCTAGGTTTGTTGAACTCTTAATCAAATAGATTGTTGTGTTGATTTTTCTTTTGACAACTTACAGCTGGAGAGCCTTCTACTGCTGCTATATATTAATAAGGGTTAAAAAGTTACATAATTACAAAGGCCACAAGGCCAAGGACTACATCAGTCTAGATTACACTCTTAGAGTACCAGCAAAGGATGAGATTTTCTCTTTCAATTCTGGTTTCACCCTAGAACCTAAAAGGTTCAAATCAGAATCTGGTTTGAAAATGAACTTATGCCCTCTACATTTTAGTGTCAGTTCTAAATAAACTACCGGTTTTTATTTACAATGCAGTATCTGTTGCTCCCTAATCAATCCACGTTTTTGATGATTGGGTAAAAAATACAGCTACTTGTTCATTGTTCTAAGACAAACTAGAAAGATCTAGGGGCTGTGATTCATGGGTTACGAATCTGAATCCTAAATGAATGAACATTACCATTGTGAGCGTCTGGATTACAGTTCCTAAACACGCCTACACATATGCTTTAGAAGCTAGGCTCACTAACTAGCTTTCTCCTACAGTCATATGTGACGGGCTATTGAAGTTGTGCAATATTGTCATGCAGTTTTCTGTTTTGAGTTACGCACATTTTCCTGTAAAAGTAAAATATGGACGATTCTTCCCTAACATTATGCTATAGCTTCATAAGTTATTATATGTTTTTCTTATAGAATGGCAGTATATATGTTATTTGCCATcacaagatttttttttagaaCTTATCATTATAGAAACTGCTACTCCATATACATATTTGTTCAGAGCCACAACTTGACTTCTCACGTTTTTTGGGTACTAGCATGCAACTGTATTATAATAGAGATGATCAATGAAACTTTATTCGATTCAACCTTCTGGAGTTTTTATAAAAAGATGTAAATCTAACTAGAACAAAGTAATGTCGCTTTTGGAGATTTAACAGGTACAAAGAAACAGGAATACATGTTTGCA from Lolium rigidum isolate FL_2022 chromosome 4, APGP_CSIRO_Lrig_0.1, whole genome shotgun sequence encodes the following:
- the LOC124708975 gene encoding anaphase-promoting complex subunit 7-like, with product MEAARDSMAALLDAGLFDSAQTLGCFLVSSGGASNEASVSTKAESLVLHGDALYGEKEFRRALGAYKQAMQCSKSIPKQAAGSTRISVSTTGRSPSPNSSNATTFNENEVKSKIALCHSALHEYREALQEMEGIPSKVRSLKMNLMLGKLYRISRNNRASAICYKECLRQCPYVFEAIAALAEMGLSSKEFSLLFLQAPNRGGKPPGDFVDAQRWWNRYVEAQCCIASHDYKGGLDIYVELLQRFPNNVHILLEIAKVETIIGKNDEAIMNFEKARLIDPNIMTYMDEYAILLKFKSDYTRLNKLVHDMLHIDPARPETCVALAAFWERKDERKALTYAEKSLRVDDRHITGYIMKGNLHLSSNRPDLAVTDFRAAQELRADLRSYQGLVRAYLALSKCKDALFTAREAMKVMHQSAKALKLVGDVHAISSSGREKARKFYESAIRLEPGFLGAALALADLHIAEGRNKEAVLLLERYLRQWADDSLHIKLAQVFAATNLLSDALSHYQAALRINPYNEAAKKGLERLEKQMKGIDPDAPEDEDENEADDDGDQDDAELL